A region of Methyloversatilis discipulorum DNA encodes the following proteins:
- a CDS encoding glycosyltransferase family 2 protein, whose translation MSAISDNAAPRVSVVIPTHNRPALLREALASIAAQTCTDWEVVVVDDGSSPPIDAAALEAIVGARLRLIRHEQPRGVAAARNSGFAAARGDLIAQLDDDDRLAPEALSAAAAALREADVAFIGVEAFGDEADDVNLRQRSATRRTLRLAGASAGNDECVITFDDRLFAALLLGVPAAFQHPVFRRTALDAVSPMDNDHWPESAWAIEAAARGLRCVLVDHPLYQWRRDGQSYFSQATLASRMHEHDVEMKRALFERLQPVLQAEQRRLLGRALGNALFDRFWATPGAAPGFWRDFIRSLRLAPRAGHLALLLRRLRAD comes from the coding sequence ATGAGCGCAATCTCGGACAACGCCGCGCCGCGCGTGTCGGTGGTGATACCGACGCACAACCGGCCCGCACTGCTGCGCGAGGCGCTCGCCTCGATCGCGGCGCAGACCTGCACCGACTGGGAGGTGGTGGTGGTGGACGACGGCTCGTCGCCGCCGATCGACGCCGCTGCGCTGGAAGCCATCGTCGGTGCGCGGCTGCGCCTGATCCGTCACGAACAGCCGCGCGGCGTCGCCGCTGCGCGCAACAGCGGCTTCGCCGCCGCCCGCGGCGACCTGATCGCCCAGCTCGACGACGACGACAGGCTGGCGCCGGAAGCCCTGTCCGCCGCCGCAGCGGCACTGCGTGAGGCCGACGTGGCCTTCATCGGGGTGGAGGCATTCGGCGACGAGGCGGATGACGTCAATCTGCGACAGCGCAGTGCCACTCGACGCACGCTGCGCCTCGCCGGGGCCTCCGCCGGAAACGACGAATGCGTCATCACCTTCGATGATCGCTTGTTTGCCGCGCTGCTGCTCGGCGTACCGGCGGCCTTCCAGCACCCGGTGTTCCGGCGCACCGCACTGGATGCGGTCAGCCCGATGGACAACGACCACTGGCCCGAATCGGCCTGGGCGATCGAGGCCGCTGCGCGCGGGTTGCGCTGCGTGCTGGTCGACCATCCGCTCTACCAGTGGCGGCGCGACGGTCAGAGCTACTTTTCACAGGCCACGCTGGCCAGCCGCATGCACGAGCACGACGTGGAAATGAAACGCGCGCTGTTCGAGCGCCTGCAGCCGGTACTGCAAGCCGAACAGCGCAGGCTGCTTGGACGCGCACTGGGCAACGCCCTGTTCGACCGCTTCTGGGCCACTCCGGGTGCCGCGCCCGGTTTCTGGCGAGACTTCATCCGTTCGCTGCGCCTGGCACCGCGGGCAGGTCATCTGGCTCTTCTGCTCAGGCGACTGCGCGCCGACTGA
- a CDS encoding glycosyltransferase produces MAAPSISVVMPVYNGAAHLAQAIDSVLAQTLPPARVVVVDDGSTDDSAALLQRYGDRITRLSQTNHGQAHARRTGADAAAGDLIAFIDQDDLWDVDKLARQADLMQRFPDAGATYCDHRRIDADGKLLAATGSGYGLRGSGRILDALLRGNFILSASLVMIRRSTYETAGGFLPQRGFWADDYSLWLRTAAHAPILYQAETLVSYRQHANNTSGDRYEQARGDIRALEELCAHLQSADMTQALPAARRALRDARIGTAMLARQRGEWRQALRHRVAAWRT; encoded by the coding sequence ATGGCTGCGCCGTCGATCAGCGTCGTCATGCCGGTGTACAACGGTGCTGCGCATCTGGCCCAGGCCATCGACTCGGTGCTCGCGCAGACTTTGCCGCCAGCGCGCGTCGTCGTCGTCGATGACGGCTCGACCGATGACAGTGCAGCGCTGCTGCAGCGCTACGGCGACCGGATCACGCGGTTATCGCAGACCAATCACGGCCAGGCGCACGCGCGTCGCACCGGCGCCGATGCCGCCGCCGGCGACCTGATCGCCTTCATCGACCAGGACGACTTGTGGGATGTCGACAAGCTGGCACGCCAGGCCGATCTGATGCAGCGCTTCCCGGACGCCGGCGCCACCTACTGCGATCACCGGCGCATCGACGCCGACGGCAAGCTGCTGGCCGCCACCGGCTCGGGCTACGGCCTGCGCGGCAGCGGTCGCATCCTCGACGCACTGCTGCGCGGCAATTTCATCCTCAGTGCCTCGCTGGTGATGATCCGCCGCAGCACCTACGAAACAGCCGGCGGCTTTCTGCCACAGCGCGGCTTCTGGGCCGACGACTACAGCCTGTGGCTGCGCACGGCCGCGCACGCCCCCATTCTCTATCAGGCGGAAACGCTGGTGAGTTACCGCCAGCATGCCAACAACACCTCGGGCGACCGCTATGAACAGGCGCGCGGCGACATACGGGCGCTGGAGGAGTTGTGCGCCCATCTGCAGTCGGCAGACATGACCCAGGCACTGCCGGCCGCCCGGCGTGCCCTGCGCGATGCGCGCATCGGCACCGCGATGCTGGCGCGACAGCGTGGCGAATGGCGGCAGGCGCTGCGCCATCGCGTCGCGGCCTGGCGGACATGA
- a CDS encoding class I SAM-dependent methyltransferase — MSDIQRYPDSPRSEMQRFVPAGARRLLDVGCHTGAFGHALKQVRDIEVWGMEPAADAAALAATRLDHVLVEPMAAGCALPDAHFDAIVFNDVLEHMESPWQTLELARRWLAPDGVVIISLPNLLHVDNVEHMLFERDFRYEGRGVRDRTHLRFFTRKSALRMIQDCGYRVDTVEGINESWWSPSPLRRFAFRLFDRWLAEFKPQQFAFVARPQH; from the coding sequence GTGAGCGACATCCAGCGCTACCCCGACTCCCCGCGCAGCGAAATGCAGCGCTTCGTGCCCGCAGGCGCGCGCCGGCTGCTCGACGTCGGCTGCCATACTGGTGCCTTCGGCCACGCGCTGAAACAGGTGCGCGACATCGAGGTATGGGGCATGGAGCCGGCCGCCGACGCCGCCGCGCTGGCAGCAACCCGGCTCGACCACGTGCTGGTCGAGCCGATGGCGGCAGGCTGCGCACTGCCGGACGCCCACTTCGACGCCATCGTGTTCAACGACGTGCTCGAGCACATGGAATCCCCCTGGCAGACGCTCGAACTGGCGCGGCGCTGGCTGGCGCCGGACGGCGTCGTCATCATTTCGCTGCCCAATCTGCTGCACGTCGACAACGTCGAACACATGCTGTTCGAGCGCGATTTCCGCTACGAGGGTCGTGGCGTGCGCGACCGCACCCATCTGCGCTTCTTCACCCGCAAGAGCGCGCTGCGCATGATCCAGGACTGCGGCTACCGGGTGGACACCGTCGAAGGCATCAACGAATCGTGGTGGTCGCCGTCGCCGCTGCGCCGCTTCGCCTTCCGCCTGTTCGACCGCTGGCTGGCTGAATTCAAGCCGCAGCAGTTCGCCTTCGTGGCGCGGCCACAACACTGA
- a CDS encoding MBOAT family O-acyltransferase, producing MIFSQPVFFVFLAALLAIYGLCRTQPQRAVVLLAGSLIFYASWKPAYLILLVLSVSLNYLFYSALSRTRSKRTLVIALVLNLTLLGAIKYLGMLIDTAIAVAAFAGHTDTGLDSHWTHWALPLGISFYTFHMLSVMIDVYRGEWTTRISFRSWWLYISFFPHMVAGPILRASELVEQLERLGPLQARDLKVGALIFMGGLIKKILFADNFAGLADELWADPSRLDTATAWLAVTAFALQIYFDFSGYSEMAIGLARGFGVDLPRNFRYPYISRSPQEFWQRWHITLSRWLRDYLYVSLGGNRAGYARTLANLMITMVLGGLWHGAAWTFVIWGFLHGAWLVAHRVVQPWLPKPQSASGRSAYAVLAWGCSMVVVWITWVFFRAASTTQAFDICARMAGLAGSDASPPAVRSYVWLLTALTCALVLLESRIVSACASGLDRWSRVTPLLRGGVYAAAILCVVIFGGSTQRFIYFDF from the coding sequence ATGATCTTCAGCCAGCCCGTCTTCTTCGTCTTTCTCGCCGCGCTGCTGGCGATCTACGGCCTGTGCCGCACGCAGCCGCAGCGCGCGGTCGTGCTGCTGGCCGGCAGCCTCATCTTCTACGCCTCGTGGAAACCGGCCTACCTGATCCTGCTGGTGCTGTCAGTCAGCCTCAACTACCTGTTCTACAGCGCGCTGTCGCGCACGCGCAGCAAGCGCACGCTGGTGATCGCGCTGGTGCTCAACCTGACGCTTCTGGGTGCCATCAAGTATCTCGGCATGCTGATCGACACGGCGATCGCGGTCGCCGCCTTCGCCGGCCATACCGACACCGGCCTCGACAGCCACTGGACGCATTGGGCGCTGCCGCTGGGCATCAGCTTCTACACCTTCCACATGCTGTCGGTGATGATCGACGTGTACCGCGGCGAATGGACCACCCGCATTTCCTTCCGCTCGTGGTGGCTGTACATCAGCTTCTTCCCGCACATGGTGGCCGGCCCCATCCTGCGCGCCTCGGAACTGGTTGAGCAGCTGGAGCGCCTGGGGCCGCTGCAGGCGCGCGACCTCAAGGTGGGCGCGCTCATCTTCATGGGCGGCCTGATCAAGAAGATACTGTTCGCCGACAACTTCGCCGGTCTGGCCGACGAACTGTGGGCCGATCCGTCGCGGCTGGACACCGCCACCGCCTGGCTGGCGGTGACCGCCTTCGCGCTGCAGATCTACTTCGACTTCTCCGGCTACAGCGAAATGGCGATCGGTCTGGCGCGCGGCTTCGGCGTCGACCTGCCGCGCAATTTCCGCTACCCCTATATCAGCCGCAGCCCGCAGGAATTCTGGCAGCGCTGGCACATCACGCTGTCCCGCTGGCTGCGCGACTACCTCTATGTGTCGCTCGGCGGCAACCGCGCCGGCTACGCGCGCACGCTGGCCAATCTGATGATCACCATGGTGCTCGGCGGCCTGTGGCACGGCGCCGCCTGGACCTTCGTCATCTGGGGCTTCCTGCACGGCGCCTGGCTGGTGGCGCACCGCGTCGTCCAGCCCTGGCTGCCGAAGCCGCAGTCCGCCAGCGGGCGCTCCGCCTATGCGGTGCTCGCCTGGGGCTGCAGCATGGTGGTGGTCTGGATCACCTGGGTGTTCTTCCGCGCCGCATCGACCACACAGGCCTTCGACATCTGCGCCCGCATGGCCGGGCTGGCCGGCAGCGACGCCAGTCCGCCGGCGGTGCGTAGCTATGTGTGGCTGTTGACCGCGCTCACCTGCGCGCTGGTGCTGCTCGAATCGCGCATCGTCAGCGCCTGCGCCAGCGGTCTGGATCGCTGGTCGCGGGTGACCCCGCTGCTGCGCGGTGGCGTCTATGCGGCCGCGATACTGTGTGTGGTAATTTTCGGCGGCAGCACGCAGCGTTTCATCTATTTCGACTTCTGA
- a CDS encoding VanZ family protein, producing MPFEARHTRNVLAACVVYTALILWGSLYPFTGWRPTADALAFLGVWNTKALSAPDLVVNALIYIPLGIGLRWLTRSWPALLSIALATAFAAALSFGVEAAQAHLPQRVPSLADFILNTAGGLVGATVAALLTPRWRLVARLQAWRARTFQPTRDADLALAAIAGWALSQLSPFVPSLDLGTLRNGLAPLAATLGDPASFDFARMAGYALALFALALLTRDARQRTASLPRFLWLFVLAVLLLKVAVISRQLSAEALAGAAAGLLSGLALPRRLKPARPALAALAMVLALSIVELTPEPGALRQLNWTPFVAHLNNPMQGLSVLIDTFWPYVALAAALHRLSGGGRGGAAAIVLTCGGLAFGLEWMQQYVPGRTPDITTVAMALAGAVLTVRHLAPAAGEASRPRSPVRPRLAFTLVAALLLSSASAVWSLARTPPPTVLASARSKPTLPLPEELQVPALPGFRHAHPRLPYPSFGDIARLRADNPDYIAQLVKRAKGGSGDLSAAIEAAVLAPETQDVRVIVERVVRMKPNWRGHAQTKPIAQVYDWLHDRVPPELMPKLKDKVIEACNHQIRVIRLEALSPYNVYLYNAPFQALMACALSIHGDDPRAAPVMAFTYDYWINRVLPVWRQIGGRNGGWHEGNEYVGIGIGQAIYQLPAMWRSATGEDLFRQEPALRGFLDFLVMRQLPDGSSVKIGDGRFGRRAVDDALALALEYRHAAAYTLYGKPDRKPAPTSWPWGPLTDATLYSPAAVQAQPLTHYADGLGWLLVRSSWRDDATHLSFKAGDNYWSHSHLDQGSFTLYKGAPLALDSGCYCGYGTDHHLNYHYQTIAHNTLTVTDPADTLPMPARQNKKPRTIANDGGQRRVGSGWDLHAAPMDIEDWRSKYDDFHTGRMVRVVEQDDLLIALADITAAYTSAQTGAHSFHHRTRRVERAWRIFVYDRAADMLVVQDTLESTRAGFAKRWLLHSAEAPRIDGRRFVIERAPVMEVAGLPRLEGEVLYPRDARIVPIGGKGFEFFVDGRNFDENGTLAANIARGPADLDPGAWRLEISPAAPALEDRFLVVLRPGLGALPPMDATVVEQPDGIVADIALPGRRLSLRYPHDRLAVEATATLADGSRRTLTVEGEGTRAPAAGWIDQLRAWVSR from the coding sequence ATGCCCTTCGAAGCGCGCCACACCCGGAACGTCCTCGCGGCATGCGTCGTCTATACCGCGCTGATCCTGTGGGGCAGCCTCTACCCTTTTACCGGCTGGCGACCGACCGCCGACGCGCTGGCCTTTCTCGGCGTGTGGAACACGAAGGCGCTGTCGGCGCCCGATCTGGTCGTCAATGCCCTCATATACATTCCGCTCGGCATCGGGCTGCGCTGGCTGACGCGAAGCTGGCCGGCATTGCTGTCGATCGCGCTGGCGACGGCCTTCGCAGCGGCCCTCAGTTTCGGAGTCGAAGCGGCGCAGGCGCATCTGCCGCAGCGGGTGCCCTCGCTGGCCGACTTCATCCTGAACACCGCCGGCGGGCTGGTCGGCGCCACCGTCGCCGCACTGCTGACGCCGCGCTGGCGCCTGGTCGCCCGCCTGCAGGCCTGGCGCGCGCGCACTTTCCAGCCGACGCGCGACGCCGATCTGGCCCTCGCCGCCATTGCCGGCTGGGCCCTGTCGCAGCTGTCACCCTTCGTCCCTTCGCTCGACCTCGGCACCCTGCGCAACGGTCTCGCGCCGCTGGCGGCTACGCTGGGTGACCCGGCCAGCTTCGATTTCGCGCGCATGGCCGGCTACGCGCTGGCACTGTTCGCCCTCGCGCTGCTGACGCGCGACGCCCGCCAGCGCACGGCGTCGCTGCCGCGCTTTCTGTGGCTGTTCGTGCTGGCAGTGCTGCTGCTCAAGGTGGCGGTGATCAGCCGCCAGCTTTCGGCCGAAGCGCTGGCCGGCGCGGCGGCCGGCCTGCTGTCCGGGCTGGCGCTGCCGCGCCGCCTGAAACCCGCACGCCCCGCGCTGGCCGCGCTGGCCATGGTGCTGGCGCTGTCCATCGTCGAACTGACACCGGAGCCCGGTGCGCTGCGGCAGCTGAACTGGACGCCCTTCGTCGCCCACCTGAACAATCCGATGCAGGGGCTGAGTGTGCTGATCGACACCTTCTGGCCCTATGTCGCACTGGCCGCGGCGCTGCACCGACTGTCCGGCGGCGGACGCGGCGGCGCCGCAGCCATCGTGCTCACCTGCGGCGGCCTTGCCTTCGGACTGGAATGGATGCAGCAGTATGTGCCCGGCCGCACGCCCGACATCACCACGGTGGCGATGGCCCTGGCCGGCGCCGTGCTGACGGTCCGCCATCTGGCGCCGGCAGCCGGTGAGGCGTCGCGGCCGCGCTCGCCGGTGCGCCCGCGACTGGCGTTCACGCTGGTCGCCGCACTGCTGCTGAGCAGCGCCAGCGCGGTCTGGTCGCTCGCACGCACGCCGCCACCGACCGTACTCGCCTCCGCGCGCAGCAAGCCGACGCTGCCGCTGCCCGAGGAACTGCAAGTGCCCGCCTTGCCCGGCTTCCGCCACGCGCATCCGCGGCTGCCCTATCCGTCGTTCGGCGATATCGCCCGCCTGCGCGCCGACAACCCCGATTACATCGCTCAGCTCGTCAAGCGCGCCAAGGGCGGCAGCGGCGATCTGAGCGCGGCGATCGAGGCGGCGGTACTGGCGCCGGAGACGCAGGATGTGCGCGTCATCGTCGAGCGCGTCGTCCGGATGAAGCCCAACTGGCGCGGCCACGCGCAGACCAAGCCGATCGCCCAGGTCTACGACTGGCTGCACGACCGCGTGCCGCCGGAGCTGATGCCGAAGCTGAAGGACAAGGTGATCGAGGCCTGCAATCACCAGATCCGCGTCATCCGCCTGGAGGCGCTGTCGCCGTACAACGTCTATCTGTACAACGCACCCTTCCAGGCGCTGATGGCCTGCGCGCTGTCCATCCACGGTGACGATCCGCGCGCGGCGCCGGTGATGGCCTTCACTTACGACTACTGGATCAACCGCGTGCTGCCGGTGTGGCGGCAGATCGGCGGGCGCAACGGCGGCTGGCACGAAGGCAACGAATACGTCGGCATCGGCATCGGCCAGGCCATCTATCAGCTGCCGGCCATGTGGCGATCGGCCACCGGCGAGGACCTGTTCCGGCAGGAGCCGGCGCTGCGCGGCTTCCTCGACTTCCTGGTCATGCGCCAGCTGCCGGACGGCAGCAGCGTCAAGATCGGCGACGGCCGTTTCGGCCGCCGAGCGGTGGACGACGCACTGGCGCTGGCGCTCGAGTACCGCCACGCGGCCGCCTACACGCTGTACGGCAAGCCCGACCGCAAGCCGGCTCCGACCTCCTGGCCCTGGGGTCCGCTCACCGACGCCACGCTGTACTCGCCCGCCGCGGTGCAGGCGCAGCCGCTCACCCATTACGCCGACGGCCTCGGCTGGCTGCTCGTCCGCAGCAGCTGGCGCGACGACGCCACCCACCTGAGCTTCAAGGCGGGCGACAACTACTGGTCGCACAGCCATCTCGACCAGGGCAGCTTCACGCTGTACAAGGGCGCGCCGCTGGCCCTGGACAGCGGCTGCTACTGCGGCTACGGCACCGACCACCATCTGAACTACCACTACCAGACCATCGCCCACAACACGCTGACGGTGACCGACCCGGCCGACACGCTGCCGATGCCGGCGCGCCAGAACAAGAAGCCGCGCACCATCGCCAACGACGGCGGCCAACGCCGTGTCGGTTCCGGCTGGGACCTGCACGCCGCGCCGATGGATATCGAGGACTGGCGCAGCAAGTACGACGACTTCCACACCGGGCGCATGGTGCGCGTGGTCGAGCAGGACGACCTGCTGATCGCGCTGGCCGACATCACCGCCGCCTACACCAGCGCGCAGACCGGCGCCCACAGCTTCCACCACCGCACGCGGCGGGTCGAGCGCGCCTGGCGCATCTTCGTCTATGACCGCGCGGCCGACATGCTGGTGGTGCAGGACACGCTGGAATCGACGCGCGCCGGGTTCGCCAAGCGCTGGCTGCTGCACAGCGCCGAGGCGCCGCGCATCGACGGCCGGCGCTTCGTGATCGAACGCGCACCGGTGATGGAGGTCGCCGGCCTGCCACGGCTGGAGGGCGAGGTGCTCTACCCGCGCGACGCGCGCATCGTGCCGATCGGCGGCAAGGGCTTCGAGTTCTTCGTCGACGGCCGCAACTTCGACGAGAACGGCACGCTGGCCGCCAATATCGCGCGCGGCCCGGCCGATCTCGATCCGGGCGCCTGGCGGCTGGAAATCTCGCCCGCCGCGCCGGCGCTGGAAGACCGCTTCCTGGTCGTGCTGCGCCCGGGCCTGGGCGCACTGCCGCCGATGGACGCCACGGTGGTCGAACAGCCGGACGGCATCGTCGCCGACATCGCGCTGCCCGGCCGCCGGCTGTCACTTCGTTATCCGCACGACCGGCTGGCGGTCGAGGCGACCGCCACACTGGCCGACGGCAGCCGCCGCACACTCACCGTCGAAGGCGAAGGTACGCGCGCGCCGGCCGCCGGATGGATAGATCAACTTCGCGCCTGGGTGTCCCGATGA
- a CDS encoding TIGR03013 family XrtA/PEP-CTERM system glycosyltransferase produces MRLIAEAIVLLIAGFGAAWISAPASMESLLPALLPASVFAILMTLLMSALGLYQREQPRNLSELVGRVLFAFLLGLPVAYMVFRLLPQGSVAMPALDVSLCMGFGGILLLRAASFLQADGAGMFTRRILVVGTGAEAASVWASVSTSASATHTIVGFVPVGAEEAVEVPTTLVMPEGSCVMQLARDHRANEIVVAVRERRGGVLPLRELLDCKLAGVTVNDLSSFFERMRGQVRLDTLRASWLIYGDGFRQGFARSAVKRVFDIVAASVLLVVTAPIMLLAAIAIAIESGFPVIYRQERVGQGGRTFKVLKFRSMRLDAEADGKPRWAGSNDDRITRVGHFIRKTRIDELPQIFNVLHGDMSFVGPRPERPFFVDQLTDQIPFYAARHSVKPGITGWAQVRYSYGASVDDAVQKLQYDLYYVKNHTLFLDILVLLQTVRVVLTGDGAR; encoded by the coding sequence ATGAGACTTATCGCCGAGGCGATCGTGCTGTTGATCGCCGGTTTCGGCGCCGCCTGGATCAGCGCGCCCGCCAGCATGGAATCGCTGTTGCCCGCGCTGTTGCCGGCTTCGGTTTTCGCAATACTGATGACGCTGCTGATGAGCGCGCTGGGCCTGTACCAGCGGGAACAGCCGCGTAACCTGTCCGAACTGGTCGGCCGCGTGCTGTTCGCCTTCCTGCTCGGCCTGCCGGTTGCCTACATGGTGTTCCGCCTGCTGCCGCAGGGCAGCGTCGCGATGCCGGCACTCGATGTGTCGCTGTGCATGGGTTTCGGCGGCATCCTGCTGCTGCGCGCGGCGTCCTTCCTGCAGGCCGACGGCGCCGGCATGTTCACGCGGCGCATCCTGGTCGTCGGTACCGGCGCCGAAGCGGCTTCCGTCTGGGCCAGCGTATCGACCTCGGCCAGCGCCACCCACACCATCGTCGGTTTCGTGCCGGTCGGTGCCGAAGAGGCGGTCGAAGTGCCGACCACGCTGGTGATGCCGGAAGGCAGCTGTGTGATGCAGCTGGCCCGTGACCACCGCGCCAACGAAATCGTCGTGGCGGTGCGCGAGCGCCGCGGTGGCGTGCTGCCGCTGCGCGAATTGCTGGACTGCAAGCTGGCGGGCGTCACGGTGAATGACCTGTCGAGCTTCTTCGAGCGCATGCGCGGCCAGGTCCGCCTGGATACGCTGCGTGCCAGCTGGCTCATCTACGGCGACGGTTTCCGCCAGGGTTTCGCCCGCAGCGCGGTCAAGCGCGTGTTCGACATCGTCGCCGCCAGCGTGCTGCTGGTCGTGACCGCGCCCATCATGCTGCTGGCGGCCATCGCCATTGCGATCGAATCCGGCTTTCCGGTCATCTACCGCCAGGAGCGGGTCGGACAGGGCGGCCGCACCTTCAAGGTGCTCAAGTTCCGCAGCATGCGTCTGGACGCCGAAGCCGACGGCAAGCCGCGCTGGGCCGGCAGCAACGACGACCGCATCACTCGCGTTGGCCACTTCATCCGCAAGACCCGCATCGACGAACTGCCGCAGATTTTCAATGTTCTGCATGGCGACATGAGCTTCGTCGGCCCGCGTCCGGAGCGCCCCTTCTTCGTCGATCAGCTGACCGACCAGATCCCGTTCTACGCCGCCCGTCACAGCGTCAAGCCGGGCATCACCGGCTGGGCCCAGGTGCGCTACAGCTACGGCGCTTCGGTCGACGACGCGGTGCAGAAGCTGCAGTACGACCTCTACTACGTGAAGAACCACACCCTCTTCCTCGACATCCTGGTGCTGCTGCAGACCGTGCGTGTCGTGCTGACTGGCGACGGCGCCCGCTGA
- the prsK gene encoding XrtA/PEP-CTERM system histidine kinase PrsK: MDSLPAAFALYAYAAAALGFAAFCLQLFMSASRSPRARLLGWCMVGGALWCAAMTGFVWRPHPLWWTLAHAADALHYLLFLFFLAACVVDPDGRQPLRDLVRKPSWLIRLALITVLPCALAYAALSWLLPRDAGVLVWLMGCGLALSLLGAVMTEQFYRNTPQQWRWGVKPMTLGLGFTLVFDLYFFSEALMFRELDPTLWAVRGLVHAIAIPLFAASSARIREWSIRLNVSREAVFHTSALVMTGAALLIIALAGYYVRFFGGEWGAALQTVVLAAGALGLVASIASGSVRAWLRVFVNKHFFSLRYDYRAEWLKLADTLYSASNVDTLREASIRVMADLVESPGGMLWLRNEQGVYAPAARLNLPAIEAREPADSPLIALLLGRMWVVNIEEHRSRPGVYGHMRLPEWVAQIPEAWLICPLGSEDMPLGFVVLCRPRALVDLNWEVRDLLKTAGRQVAGVLNQTQAMEALIEAKKFEAFSKMSAFVVHDLKNLIAQLTLLLRNAQKHRDNPEFQQDMLDTIEHAVGRMNSMLLQLRSGTQPIEQAAPVSLTPLLERLHRSRARSGCALALEVESGLVIRAHEDRIERVVGHLVQNALDATPQNGKVSIRARSGQEGVVVEVEDNGCGMTEEFVRERLFKPFQSTKANGMGIGAYESFRYIQDLGGRIEVISEPGRGSLFRLVFPQQTATVAVA, from the coding sequence ATGGATTCCCTCCCCGCTGCCTTTGCGCTTTACGCATACGCTGCGGCCGCGCTCGGATTCGCCGCCTTCTGCCTGCAGCTCTTCATGAGCGCCAGTCGCTCTCCGCGTGCCCGCCTGCTCGGCTGGTGCATGGTGGGCGGCGCCTTGTGGTGTGCCGCCATGACCGGATTCGTCTGGCGCCCCCATCCGCTGTGGTGGACGCTCGCGCACGCGGCCGATGCCCTGCACTACCTGCTCTTCCTGTTCTTCCTCGCCGCCTGCGTGGTCGACCCGGACGGGCGCCAGCCGCTGCGCGATCTGGTGCGCAAACCTTCCTGGCTGATACGGCTGGCGCTGATCACGGTCCTGCCCTGCGCGCTGGCTTATGCCGCGCTGTCCTGGCTGCTGCCGCGCGATGCGGGCGTGCTGGTCTGGCTGATGGGCTGCGGCCTGGCGCTGAGCCTGCTGGGCGCGGTGATGACCGAGCAGTTCTACCGCAACACGCCGCAGCAGTGGCGCTGGGGCGTCAAGCCGATGACGCTGGGTCTGGGCTTCACGCTGGTGTTCGACCTGTATTTCTTCTCCGAAGCGCTGATGTTCCGCGAACTGGACCCGACGCTGTGGGCGGTGCGCGGGCTGGTGCACGCCATCGCCATCCCGCTGTTCGCGGCGTCGTCGGCGCGTATCCGCGAGTGGTCGATCCGGCTCAATGTGTCGCGCGAGGCGGTGTTCCACACCTCGGCGCTGGTAATGACCGGGGCGGCGCTGCTCATCATCGCGCTGGCCGGCTACTACGTCCGCTTCTTCGGCGGCGAGTGGGGCGCGGCACTGCAGACCGTGGTGCTGGCCGCCGGTGCGCTAGGGCTGGTGGCGTCCATCGCCTCCGGCAGCGTGCGCGCCTGGCTGCGCGTATTCGTGAACAAGCACTTCTTCAGCCTGCGCTACGACTACCGGGCGGAGTGGCTGAAGCTGGCCGACACGCTGTACAGCGCCTCCAACGTCGACACCCTGCGCGAAGCGTCGATACGGGTGATGGCCGACCTGGTCGAAAGCCCGGGCGGCATGCTGTGGCTGCGCAACGAGCAGGGCGTGTACGCGCCGGCGGCACGGCTCAACCTGCCGGCCATCGAGGCGCGCGAGCCGGCCGACAGTCCGTTGATCGCTTTGCTGCTCGGTCGCATGTGGGTGGTCAATATCGAGGAGCATCGCTCGCGCCCTGGCGTGTATGGCCACATGCGCCTGCCCGAGTGGGTGGCGCAGATTCCCGAGGCCTGGCTCATCTGTCCGCTGGGCAGCGAGGACATGCCGCTCGGCTTCGTCGTGCTGTGCCGCCCGCGCGCCCTGGTCGACCTGAACTGGGAGGTGCGCGACCTGCTGAAGACGGCCGGCCGCCAGGTGGCCGGCGTGCTGAACCAGACGCAGGCGATGGAAGCGCTGATCGAGGCGAAGAAGTTCGAAGCCTTCTCGAAGATGAGCGCCTTCGTCGTGCACGACCTGAAGAATCTCATTGCCCAGCTCACGCTGCTGTTGCGCAACGCGCAGAAGCACCGCGACAACCCGGAATTCCAGCAGGACATGCTGGACACCATCGAGCACGCGGTCGGCCGCATGAACAGCATGCTGCTGCAGCTGCGTTCCGGCACCCAGCCGATCGAGCAGGCAGCGCCGGTATCGCTGACGCCGCTGCTCGAACGGCTGCATCGGTCGCGTGCGCGGAGTGGTTGTGCGCTGGCGCTCGAAGTCGAGAGCGGACTGGTGATCCGTGCTCATGAAGACCGGATAGAGCGGGTTGTGGGGCATCTTGTGCAGAATGCACTGGATGCCACGCCGCAAAACGGTAAAGTCAGCATCAGGGCGCGCAGCGGACAGGAGGGCGTCGTGGTCGAGGTCGAGGACAACGGCTGCGGCATGACCGAAGAGTTTGTGCGCGAGCGCCTGTTCAAGCCGTTCCAGTCCACCAAGGCGAACGGCATGGGCATCGGCGCCTATGAAAGTTTCCGCTACATCCAGGATCTGGGTGGACGCATCGAAGTAATCAGCGAGCCGGGTCGGGGCAGTCTGTTCCGGCTCGTGTTTCCTCAGCAGACGGCCACGGTGGCCGTCGCCTGA